One genomic window of Chiloscyllium punctatum isolate Juve2018m chromosome 23, sChiPun1.3, whole genome shotgun sequence includes the following:
- the bsx gene encoding brain-specific homeobox protein homolog isoform X2: MNLNFTSPIQQVSVQRPTSFFIEDILLHKPKPLREAPPVSFASSLASRVPLLEYGYPIVPTPTILAPHPHHPLHKPEHHHPYFLTSPGMHMPALFQHPPELPGKHCRRRKARTVFSDSQLSGLEKRFEIQRYLSTPERVELASALSLSETQVKTWFQNRRMKHKKQLRKTRDDHGQKSSPAGERCLESSVSEAALNQKTSSDIKPLSSQNAFVLEDREDDVDIIEDDDICSADHIM, translated from the exons ATGAATCTGAATTTCACATCCCCGATTCAACAAGTTTCTGTCCAACGGCCAACGTCTTTCTTCATCGAAGACATTTTACTGCACAAACCCAAGCCATTGAGGGAAGCCCCTCCCGTCTCCTTTGCCAGTTCCTTGGCATCCCGCGTCCCTTTGCTAGAGTATGGATACCCTATCGTGCCAACCCCGACCATACTGGCACCTCATCCACACCACCCACTCCACAAGCCGGAGCATCATCACCCATACTTTCTCACTTCGCCTG GTATGCATATGCCAGCTCTATTCCAACACCCCCCGGAGCTCCCAGGCAAACACTGCAGGCGGAGGAAAGCGAGGACTGTCTTCTCGGATTCACAGCTCTCAGGCCTGGAGAAACGGTTCGAGATTCAGCGTTACCTGTCAACCCCAGAGAGGGTGGAACTGGCGTCGGCACTCAGTCTCTCGGAGACCCAG GTCAAAACATGGTTTCAGAACCGACGGATGAAACATAAAAAACAACTAAGAAAGACTCGGGATGATCATGGTCAGAAAAGCTCCCCCGCCGGGGAGCGTTGCCTGGAGTCCAGCGTCAGTGAGGCGGCGTTAAACCAGAAAACTTCCTCAGACATAAAGCCTTTAAGCAGCCAGAACGCCTTTGTGTTGGAGGACCGTGAAGACGATGTGGATATAATAGAAGATGATGATATTTGTTCTGCCGATCacataatgtaa
- the bsx gene encoding brain-specific homeobox protein homolog isoform X1, with translation MNLNFTSPIQQVSVQRPTSFFIEDILLHKPKPLREAPPVSFASSLASRVPLLEYGYPIVPTPTILAPHPHHPLHKPEHHHPYFLTSPVGMHMPALFQHPPELPGKHCRRRKARTVFSDSQLSGLEKRFEIQRYLSTPERVELASALSLSETQVKTWFQNRRMKHKKQLRKTRDDHGQKSSPAGERCLESSVSEAALNQKTSSDIKPLSSQNAFVLEDREDDVDIIEDDDICSADHIM, from the exons ATGAATCTGAATTTCACATCCCCGATTCAACAAGTTTCTGTCCAACGGCCAACGTCTTTCTTCATCGAAGACATTTTACTGCACAAACCCAAGCCATTGAGGGAAGCCCCTCCCGTCTCCTTTGCCAGTTCCTTGGCATCCCGCGTCCCTTTGCTAGAGTATGGATACCCTATCGTGCCAACCCCGACCATACTGGCACCTCATCCACACCACCCACTCCACAAGCCGGAGCATCATCACCCATACTTTCTCACTTCGCCTG TAGGTATGCATATGCCAGCTCTATTCCAACACCCCCCGGAGCTCCCAGGCAAACACTGCAGGCGGAGGAAAGCGAGGACTGTCTTCTCGGATTCACAGCTCTCAGGCCTGGAGAAACGGTTCGAGATTCAGCGTTACCTGTCAACCCCAGAGAGGGTGGAACTGGCGTCGGCACTCAGTCTCTCGGAGACCCAG GTCAAAACATGGTTTCAGAACCGACGGATGAAACATAAAAAACAACTAAGAAAGACTCGGGATGATCATGGTCAGAAAAGCTCCCCCGCCGGGGAGCGTTGCCTGGAGTCCAGCGTCAGTGAGGCGGCGTTAAACCAGAAAACTTCCTCAGACATAAAGCCTTTAAGCAGCCAGAACGCCTTTGTGTTGGAGGACCGTGAAGACGATGTGGATATAATAGAAGATGATGATATTTGTTCTGCCGATCacataatgtaa